A stretch of DNA from Ranitomeya variabilis isolate aRanVar5 chromosome 1, aRanVar5.hap1, whole genome shotgun sequence:
gaaattgtccaacaaattttaggatccattttatcctgttgcccatgtgaaaatgaaaaaattgaggctaaaataatttttttgtgaaaaaaagtactgtttaatttttacggatcaatttgtgaagcacctgggggtttaaagtgctcactatgcttctagataagttccttggggggtctagtttccaaaatggggtcacttgtgggggagctccaatgtttaggcacacgggggctctccaaacgcgacatggtgtccgctaaagattggagccaatttttcattcaaaaagtcaaatggcgctcctttccttccaagccctgccgtatgcccaaacagtggtttacccccacatatgaggtatcagcgtactcaggacaaattggacaacatcgttcgtggtccagtttttccttttacccttgggaaaataaaaaaaatgttgctaaaagatcatttttgtgactaaaaagttaaatgttcattttttccttccatgttgcttctgctgctgtgaaacacctgaagggttaataaacttcttgaatgtggttttgagcaccttgaggggtgcagtttttagaatggtgtcactttggggtattttcagccatatagaaccctcaaactgacttcaaatgtgaggtggtccctaaaaaaaatggttttgtaaattttgttgtaaaaatgagaaatcactggtcaaattttaacccttataacttcctagcaaaaaaaaaatttgtttccaaaattgtgctgatgtaaagtagacatgtgggaaatgttatttattaactattttgtatcacataactctctggtttaacagaataaaaattcaaaatgtgaaaattgcgaaattttcaaaattttcgccaaatttccgtttttttcacaaataaactcagaaattatcgacctaaatttaccactaacatgaagcccaatatgtcacgaaaaaacaatctcagaatcgctaggatccgttgaagcgttcctgagttattacctcataaagggacactggtcagaattgcaaaaaacggcaaggtcattaaggccaaaataggctgggtcatgaaggggttaataagggcAACAGGtgaaattgcatcatacaatttgttgagcaatttctactgagtaggcCAATACTCAATATATGGAGTaaaagtactgtttgggtgcacggcagggctcagaagagaagaagcgccatttgactttttgaatgtaaaatttgctgaaataattagcggatgcgatgttgcgtttggagagcccctgatgtgcctaaacagtggaaataccccacaagtcacaccattttggaaactagactactcagagaacttatctagatgttcattgagcaccttgaacccccaggtgcttcacagaagtttataacgttgagcagtgaaaattaaaaaatacctcacatttttcccacaaaaatgtattttacccccaaattttgtattttcacaaggattaCAGGACAAAATAggtaccaaaatttgttgtgcaatttctcctgaattcactgataccccatatgtggtcaaaaactacttttgaggcacagttcaaacatcagaagggaaggagcgccatattacagtgcagattttgctgcactgatttgtaggtgccatgttacattggcagagcccctgaggtccagaacagcagaacccccataagttaccccattttacaaactaaacctctcaattaattaatctaggggtgcagtgattatattgacaccactggtGTGTCACGGAATTTTATgccactgggcagtgaagaaaaaataatttacatttttgccaccaagtttatgctttagccccaaattttacattttcaaactgggaaatgggtaaaaatggcaccaaaatgtgtcccacaatttctgctgactgtagaaataccccatatgtggctgtactgtactCCTGGAACGagaattttcctagaatagtttacaAACACCATATACAGAACCaccaagtgctagaagagcagaatgccccctcgagtgaccccatattggaaattgtacccctttgggaatttatctacagatgtagtgatgattttgaccccacgggtgttttccagaaacaagcagcagtggatgttgcttagtgaaaattgcaaaccgcCATTGTACTGACCAGTACACTATAGTGACCAGTACCTTTTAGTGACCAGTACACAGATAGCCGCAGGGAGATCTCcaaagtgaaatctttgcttatgtggtgtcagtatgatagacacgcatctttggtttttgagagggattacgggaaatgCTGctcacccgacccttacagaaactgcaagatgtcagtgaatagtaaagtagttacaggactggtcggcACTACGGGGTACCTGAGGCGATCCCGATGTCACATTCTTCGACTTGCACCTCTTggagaagagggatcttgattgggatgagatatcggctttcctggctgaagccatcCCAGAGCCAGGAGTAGACACCTCTCATGACGTTTTGACAgagatgatcagggaagaggaacttACGTTCgcaattgaagggcttgcccccaaaAAATCGCCCAGTCCAGATggcttagtgcagcgccccagagtcctggtcgttgcagtactgtcgctccgccactaaggggagtgatggtacgtctgatggcactaaaggagttcacctgaccaggtatcacagtcacacattacacttcacactccggccaccagggggagcaaagggttctatgtattaggccactcctcacactctggtaaaactgggggttggataggaagttagggagaagctgactgggttttgcccaggtaacatctagtgagagaagagtgttgcttgggaagattcaggggggtccctgtcaggggtgggatcctgacagaggcctagcgaaaggacagatcgttacggagccgtgcctgcacttcattgcggcggcatcttaagaaaggacacgaagcgaagtatattgtggagaagtgagaaacgagatcacagcacaaaggcgatagaaccagtaggagtcgtgccccgagatcggcaacatcctactgaggcgcttagccggtggccggaacgcctaggaagtattgggctctacgcattacttcaaaccaacggcagggcagttaattttaggttggctgcctcaccttaatcacctaatgaagacaacggaggcaattgtgggagaggggcgtctctagggtccctataaaataactccaggcctaccccgtcatacgggtgggtcctatccatatcatctgggggacggagagaaagaacagaaacatacacgacagttgtgaggactatcccgtggtgctcagcaggaaagtactacaacacccaggcgctagtaggtaggcactgatttccacctgcaaagggaactctggatgtgccttcggaccggccggtctcagccagccctgttaacagtgctctggattgcggatgccgaagccttcagtaaagaggtaaagagactgcaaccctgtgtcctcgttatttactgcgacctacaccaccacctacaccttttattgggtgccccttagcaggaccacggaccgggtcaggccaccgtgacatcctcagaaccgtgagacccggatccgagtaccccgctgtcctgcgtcaggGGGCCGCTccattaacatctgaattctataagacctttaaggacactttggttcccctcttggctgaggtatgcaatgagtgtctttcctcgggcactctgccgaagtcactgAGGAGGCCTGCCCtgatcaaagggtaaggacccatcttgcattgagaattggcatcccatagcgcttctcaatgcagacaggaaggttctggcaaagatgCTGTTTAATTGGCTGGTAAAATTTGCATCTCAACTCCTTttggaggcccagcattgctctgttccaggccgcagcacatttagtgctgtgctctgtgtctgagaggcatggagcagggtagggcaggtcactggaaggggtatatgttgtcactggaccaggcaaaaacgTTTGATCGGGATAATCACGAGAACCTCTGGTccttccttctgagatatggcctgccgggggggtctgttgattggcttaagaccttgtacggtgGAGCAGAGAGTTTCCCACTTGAGAACGGTTGGATTGGCAGATCTTTTGAGGTTGAATCTGGTGtttgccagggttgtcccttgagcccgctgctgtgcgtgtttgcgattgacccacttcttaggagggtggagcatggaccgttggccgggatcaggATGGACCGGGcaacaccggaagccactctgagggtggtggcatatgccgatgatgtcactgtttttgtttcctctcacgaggaggcaggatggctgatgtcagaggtagatcgctacttggAGGCATCCATgttcaagatcaaccgggataagtgtgagagtctctggctgggaggaagagatcctggttttgatctcccgcacACCCTTccgggacccaaagtctctgcaaaattccttggcatcgaatttggccagggggattaccccaaacaaaattgggacagcagtctagagatcgccactcagaaggtgaaccaatggaagggttggtctttgaccctaagggaaagggtaaacctgatcaaaacttacctgctccatttactgatttatctgggcagagtGTGCATCTTGCGAGAGTCTCTCTGGACTGTtaagggggaatagactgaacctggtcaagaaggaggttacttaccgtatggGGAGACTagaagggttgggtatggtcaaccctgcggtattccttgtggataccttcactaagatcaatattgcaaacctctggaaagagagggatcttggggtgggtttgcatcttctgaattctatcaggatccccttgaagttttgggacttggcttggcgctgcttccatgggaatctGTGTGTAAGGGACAATCTGAAGTATTGAAGCTCTCAGGACAGGaactgtcctcgggagcattggggaaccgtgctggaaagcatggaccacttcctgcttctttgtcccttcaacacagaggtgtacaacagggcgaGCACctccattggctggtctcggctggccggtctctcttaTGCggaatggagcattcggagaccttggtggtcgggaccgcgtCAACTtaattctagttagcgcagtggttaggcatcatacgtggaacgcacggtgcttagtatcgacgcaattgAAAATCCTCCCAGTGGCCGATGTGTTtaagaccatactcggtgacctggtgaaggtgcgctctctggagtatgagagACTGGGCATGCGtagggccgctctcctctggaggggcttttattTTAGTATgctctagtctggtcatctcctttcctggtggtgggctgctgctgacactgtagatttttgttttgttgatCATTatgcagtgatgtagggctgcaggcgccgaacttgggttttgtttgctgttattgttgtgtttttttctgtgtatgttgtatatagggatatagatttgggtgtaggtgttagattGGGTggcgggaaaaggggggaggtgggttcatcttgtgggactatgggacactggggtgtttgggggaaaaactggccctgcctgatctggcctatggactttggacatggactgaggcatgagacacaggaccagctctcaggtcagtgtggGGGATGGGAATGGCGGGCTTTAGTGTGGAGTGGTGGTttgcttagtattgtatatatttgtatagtttgtggttattttatttataattaaaaaaatatatacatattttttttaaatacactttTTTCAAATTTGTattatgtatatagtttttgtttgcaattgtttattttatttgttattattttgtttggtgaccggaccagaaagTGTAAGTACTTAatattagttattattctgtatatatgtataatatgtgtgagaggagagaatgagcggctggaccagtgttcattatactgattattttctggttgatatttctgttattattattgttatgttttttatttttataatgaaagatctacaggatgtaactccggatcagtacaggatcagtaatgtaatgtatgtacacagtgactgcaccagcaaaatagtgagtgcagctctggagcagggGACGATCCATGGATGTTGTGATAACCGATAAGATACAGTCAGACACAAGataattatatataaaatattGTATTCCTTCTTTCGGTGCTGGGGTCTGAGGTCCTTGGATAATCTTTTACATGGCGGGGGATTATATACAAAACTCAGGGGAAGATGATCGCACCGTGATCACCCACAGGTCATTCTGTGTAATGAGAAATAGTCAGTGCAGCCGCAGATTAGCAGAGCGGCGTGAGATAAGTGGTAATGCGGCCCCCGGCGTCAGGTCGCGGCTCTCCACAAGTCTTCTCGGAGGACGTGAGTTCTTGCTGTGAGCGGAGGGGGCGCCTCAGAGACATCTCATGAAGAAGTAGCTGCAGGTGCTGCGCTGCGGACAGTCGCACAGCTTTCCTATCCGCGCTCCTCGCTTCACCGCACAGGCGTCTCCCATAATGCACTAGGAAATGAAATACAAGAGAAAGGTGCACTTAAATGCTCCGTGCTGCTGGCACTCTGCTCTTGCCACTATACAATTAGGTAATAAGATGAGCACACTAATCTGAAATACTGTGAGCTGAAGGCACTCTGCCCATGCTACTACACAGATATCAAAATGAGCACTGTAATCTCCTGAAATACTCAGTGCTGctgttaccccccccccccttccttcccTCCTCCACATGCTGTGTATGGTGATGCTTACCTTGGGCAGCTGGATATATTTGCTCTCCCAGACTGAGCTCCGCTTGGACTGCAGTTTGTACAGAACGTCTTGTAGCTCCAGAAGCTGTAACAGAGAAAACAGTCAGCAAGGTACATCGtacattataattattatttatataacaccattaattccatggcgctgtacatgagaaaggggttacatacagggttatagatatcatttacagtacacaaatttatgatgacagactggtacagaggggagaggaccccgtccttgcggacttacattctacgggacatGTCCTTGACTACTGCAAAGCCTCACAGCCATTACATTATCACAGGAAAACAGGAAAGCCCTGCTAGAGCAGTTCAGAGACTGCTGCGGAGACAGGCTGGGTTATTGTTTGGATGGGCTCTGCAATTGGTACGGTGAAATGCAATGGTACTGGGCAGAGCAGACCCTGAGATTGGTGCCGGGACGAGCTCTGAGACTGGTGCCGGGACGAGCTCCGAGACTGGTGCCGGGACGAGCTCTGAGACTGGTGCCGGGACGAGCTCTGAGACTGGTGCCGTGATGAGCTCTGAGACTGGTGCCGGGACGAGCTCCAAGACTGGTGCCGGGACGAGCTCTGAGATGACTGCTGGGCAGACTCTGTTACTGGTACTGGGCAGGCTCTGGCGCTAGTGTTGGTCACACTCTGTCTCTGGTACATGTATCTGACCTGAGACTGGGCAGGCTCTTGCACTGGTGCTCGGACAGGCTCTGAGACTAGTACGTGGATGGGGTCTGGGACAGGTGCTGTGCAGTTGCTGTGACTGATGCTGGGGCAATCTCTGAGACTGGTGCTGGGAAACGTTCTGTTCCTGGTACTGGGCAGACTCTGTTACCAGTAAAGAGCAGGCTCTGGAGCTAGTGTTGGTCAATCTTTGTCACTGGTGCTTGTGTCAGACGTGGGACTGGACAAGCTCTGGCACTGGTGCTGGGTCAAGTTGTGAGACTAGTACTTGTACAAGCTCTGGCACTGGTCTTGAGACAACCTCTGAGATTTGTGCTAGGACATGCTCTGGGAATGGTGCTTGGACAAGCTTTGTTACTGGGACGAATGTTGAGACTTGTGCTAGATCAAGCTCTGGGACTGGTTGCGGGAGAAATTCTAGGAGTGGTGCTGGGACAATCTCTGAGGCTGGTGCTGGGATGAGCTTTGTTACTTGTATGAGCTATGGGACTGGTGCTGGCACAAGGTCTGTGACTGATGCTGGGCAGACTCTTGCGCTGGTTATGGCACAAGATCTGTGGTTCATGCTGGGACGATGAGCGTTGAGACTTGTGCAGGGACGAGCTCTGGACCTGGTGCTGGAACAAGCTCTGAGACTAGTGCTCGGACAAGGTCTGGGACTGGTGCTGTGCAGTTTCTGCGTCTGATGCTGGGCAGGTTGTTGGATTGGTGCTGGGGCAAGCTCTAGTACTGTGAGAAGCTCTGGCACTGGTTCTGGGACAAGCTCTGGCATTGGCACTGGTGCTGGGATAAGTTTAGAGTCTAGTCCTGGAACAAGGTCTGAGACTGGTGCTGGGACAAGCTCTATTACTGGTACTGGGCAGTCTCTGTTACAGGTACTGGGCAGGCTCTGGGACTAGAGTTGGGCAGGCACTGGTGCTGGGACAAGCACCGATACTGGTACTTGGACCACCTTTGGGACTGGTACTTGGACCACCTTTGGGACTGGTACTAGGACAAGCTCTGAGACTGgtactgggacaagctctgagactggtactgggacaagctctgagactAGTACTGAGACAAGCTCTGGGACTAGCTCTGCTACTGGGACGAGCTCTGACACTGGTGCTGGGACAAAGTCTGTGACTGATGCTGGGCAGTTTCTGTGACTGATGCTGGGCAGGTTGTGGGATTGGTGCTGGGGTAAGCTCTAGTACTCTGACAAGCTCTGGCACTGGttctgggacaagctctgggactgGTGCTAGGACTATCTCAGAGACTGATGCCGGGATGAGCTCTGTTACTAGTACAATCTCTTGGACTGATGCTGAGACAAGCTTTGAGACTAGTTATGGGATGAGCTCTGATATTGGGACAAGCTCTGCTCTTGGACTTTTGCTGGGACTGGTGCTTAACAGTTCCTGGGACTGATGATGGACACTGGACATGGTGTAGGACTGATGTTGGGAAAAGCTCGGGAACTGCTACTTGGATGGGGCCTGGGACAAGTTCTGTGATTGATCTAAGGCAGGCTCTAGGACTGTTACTTGGAAGAGACCTAGGACTGATACTGATCAGGCTGTGTGACTGGTGCTGGGACAAGCTCTGATCTACAGTGCTTGACCAGCAGATGAAATCTCAAGTGGCAGGGACTCACCAGTTCCTTCTCGTTCACCCCCTGGACATCTCTGTCGCTGTCTGCCGCCTCTGCAGATGTCGCCTCCATCAGTGACATGGTCCAGACAAGGATAAGGCACAAAGAGAGAGGGAGCAGTGGGCAGCGGTCAGCCATCACCAGCCTAACTCCTAGACACCAGGCAAACACTGACCAGTCCTCTGCCCAGCGGTAGAGATTACACTAGTGCCGTAATGTGCTAATGACAGCGAGCACGGGGGATAATCCTCCAGAAACGTCTCCTTCTCTACACAGCCCACCTCCTGGGATAAATGTACCCACACCATATCCGATGCTggaatgtgtgatactgtctgctgtatccaaTCCTGTTGTGTATGATACTGCCTGGTGTATTTAATAATAttctgtgtgatattgtctgctgtattCAATCCTATCGActatatctaatcctgtcctgtatgATACTGCCTGCTGTATTttatcctatcctgtgcgatactctCTGCTGTATCTAATTCTATTCTGTGCGATACTGCTTGCTGTATCTACAGTAATCCTAtcaaataacatagtaacatagtttttaaggttgaaggaagactttaagtccatctagttcagcccatagcctaacctaacatgccctaacatgttgatccagaggaagtaaaaaaaacccatgtggcaaacagtaagctccacattgggaaaaaaaaatccttcccgactccgtatacggcaatcagactagttccctggatcaacgccctatcaaggaatctaatatataaagcctgtaacattattcttttcaagaaaggcatccagtcccctcttaaattttagtaatgaatcactcattacaacatcatatggcagagagttccatagtctcactgctcttacagtaaagaatccgcgtctgtgattatggTTATGATATGGTTGTGATACTGCATGCCGTCTCTAATCCTGTCACGTGTATCTATGTTCATATGTTTATCTACAACAGATGATGACTTCTCTACCTCTTTTGCCTCTCTTCTCTGCTGCTGCCTGGGGGCATTGATCACTACCGCCTGTACTGCTGTGTCGCCGCTGCTCCCATCTCCTGCATTATTGTGGATATTGTCTAACTCTCTAATTGGCGTCTCTTATCAGATTCtgcttcttagggtaccgtcacacagtgcaattgtgatcgctacgacggcacgatccgtgacgtcgcagcgatcgtatgattatcgctccagcgtcgtagactgcggtcacacgttgcaatcacggcgctggagcgatgccgaagtccccgggtaaccagggtaaacatcgggttactaagcgcagggccgcgcttagtaacccaatgtttaccgtggttaccagcgtaaaagtaaaaaaaaaaaaaccgtacatactcaccatctgatgtccgtccggtcccttgccgtccgcttcctgctctgacagatccggccgtacagtgagagcagagtgcagcggtgacgtcaccgctgtgatctgctctcattttccggccggcagacagtcagagcgggaagcggacggcaagggaccggacggacatcagatggtgagcatgtacgttttttttttttttacttttacgctggtaaccacggtaaacatcgggttactaagcgcggccctgcgcttagtaacccgatgtttaccctggttaccagcgaacgcatcgctggatcgctgtcacacacaacgatccagcgatgtcagcgggtgatcaagcgacgaaagaaagttccaaacgatctgctacgacgtacgattctcagcaggatccctgatcgctgctgcgtgtcagacactgcgatatcgtaacgatatcgctagaacgtcacgaatcgtaccgtcgtagcgatcaaaattgcactgtgtgacggtacccttacattgtCTCAGCTTCACATCTCATCTCCACGATGACAGAGCAGAGTAAAGGTATCGGCCACCCCACTCCTCTGCAACGGAGGCCAGAACACTCCGAATATTCCCGCAAAGATACATTATTGAAACTGCTACTGTGTGACAGATACAACACCAGAACAATGTATATAGGagcactattagggtatgtgcagatgatcagtaaacgctgcaggttagaCGCAGTGtaattgtgcagcgtccaacccgcagcatccagatgttacagcatagtataTGGAATttccagaaatcccatgcccactatgcatacaCCGGCACCCGCGGCTCACCTGCGGAGATAGACATGCGGGAGCGTCTTTCCAAACCATGTCTATTTCTATTGGTGGAAACACAAGCCTCTGCATGAGAAATTTCACCCATAAAATGTATTTGACACGGTAAATCCGCGcatttcagtgaacacatgcggattcacctgcgttcaatagatggcagcgttttggacgcagaggacatgcagttatattcttgtacataggaggcagtatcatagtaactacactcaccggccactttattaggtacaccatgctagtaacgggttggacccccttttgccttcagaactgcctcaattcttcgtggcatagattcaacaaggtgctggaagcattcctcagagattttggtccatattgacatgatggcat
This window harbors:
- the LOC143809921 gene encoding cocaine- and amphetamine-regulated transcript protein-like translates to MADRCPLLPLSLCLILVWTMSLMEATSAEAADSDRDVQGVNEKELLLELQDVLYKLQSKRSSVWESKYIQLPKCIMGDACAVKRGARIGKLCDCPQRSTCSYFFMRCL